ACGCGCACGTAGGTGTTCTCGCGGACCCCGGCCAGGTCGCGCTGGTTGACCACGATCACCCGGCCGTCGTCCATCTGCACGTGCACGTCGTAGGTGTCGCTGGTGACGTTCTTCTGGATCTGGTTGCCGGCCAGGGCGCCGGCCGCGGCGCCGGCGACGGCCGACACGTTCTGGTTGCCCTTGCTGCCGCCGGTATGGTCGGAAATCTCATGGCCGGCGACCGCGCCGACGATGCCGCCGAGGATCGCGCCGGTGGCGGTGGGCGCGGTGCGGCCGGAGGCGACCGTGTCGATGCGGGTGACGATGCCGCAGTCGGCGCAGCGGTTGTCCGAATAGCCGCGCGAGGGCTGGCTGTAGCCACCGCCGCCGCCATAGCCACCGCTGGGGGACGTGGCGCAGCCGGCCAAAGCCAGGGCGGCGACGGCGCCGGTAGCCAACAGGTGAATCTTCATGGGTGCTCTCCTCGACAGACGGTGAATGGGCGGCAGGGCCGCGTTCGTTACGCATC
The Xanthomonas sp. AM6 DNA segment above includes these coding regions:
- a CDS encoding glycine zipper 2TM domain-containing protein, with the translated sequence MKIHLLATGAVAALALAGCATSPSGGYGGGGGYSQPSRGYSDNRCADCGIVTRIDTVASGRTAPTATGAILGGIVGAVAGHEISDHTGGSKGNQNVSAVAGAAAGALAGNQIQKNVTSDTYDVHVQMDDGRVIVVNQRDLAGVRENTYVRVVNGRVVPR